One window from the genome of Lacerta agilis isolate rLacAgi1 chromosome 16, rLacAgi1.pri, whole genome shotgun sequence encodes:
- the LOC117060925 gene encoding membrane-associated guanylate kinase, WW and PDZ domain-containing protein 3-like isoform X1 has product MGGAGPHVHDWGSERIEPCGISCSTRQSPQVTCEARIPATETTPAAGVNVVVVVDGNCILQYTHRQSPCSCLSDGEPLLSRRPPPTYGAVPPSPTVPRGPACGQEAGPPPSRRTRGLSVRCCTKACLGDEEEHAERHLHRGAPCSRLTPVPLPCSPSGPWFGVGSLSGGRPGARVVKIWDRQRCPLLEEGDVIAKVNGADVRDLSPGEVESVLQEHTRTGDVILLVERKGHHSRRHPQENCSFRREHLLPDSCHNKGVSRDTPNTWGAPQADTLAVTSFVGPEPRDVLVCPARCSQRLRRPRPAGGAGEPTGGVDGPKEDHGCNSGVTTATDGSGAVRAASSLLPHPEEGPSHQEDGGLLARLSHGDVGGIFRQAGSRVRMRVRNRKDAGVSSDLNTADIDVGECPRSPTYRLTQPQETGQYSVELLRGPSGFGFSLRGGSEYNMDIYVLALMEGGPAQQCGKIQVSDQLVEINGEPTAGMTHAQAVEHIRNGGSRIRLLLKRGNGFVPDYDRDYSQSPARLQQAPETEDKGRHRHRRANPPGGPQYLGQPPCDGGSREASPSNKPRQQLQLQLPKARQPSWPHRSSTKALGEEDEDGEGGWRMREQGKGVEGGGDSCKLLSPRPSRKLRSDLVPGPWLVPSKERLSRALWGVCMGQGEEEEQKGDSGRGKSMEVKRRS; this is encoded by the exons ATGGGGGGTGCTGGCCCCCATGTCCATGACTGGGGTTCAGAGAGAATCGAGCCCTGTGGCATCAG CTGCAGCACAAGACAAAGCCCCCAGGTGACTTGTGAGGCTCGTATTCCTGCAACAGAGACCACCCCAGCTGCAGGAG TGAATGTCGTAGTAGTGGTGGACGGCAACTGTATCCTGCAGTATACCCATCGCCAGTCACCCTGCTCCTGCCTTTCTGATGGGGAGCCTCTCCTGTCCCGACGCCCTCCGCCAACGTACGGCGCTGTGCCCCCCAGCCCCACTGTCCCCCGGGGCCCAGCTTGCGGCCAAGAAGCTGGACCGCCCCCATCCCGCAGGACCCGTGGACTCAGCGTCCGCTGCTGCACCAAGGCCTGCCTGGGCGACGAAGAGGAACATGCCGAGCGGCACCTCCATCGGGGGGCACCCTGCAGCCGCCTCACCCCAGTGCCCTTGCCCTGCAGCCCCTCTGGGCCGTGGTTTGGAGTGGGGTCTCTCAGTGGGGGCAGGCCGGGGGCTCGGGTTGTGAAGATCTGGGACCGACAGCGATGCCCCTTGCTGGAGGAAGGGGATGTCATTGCAAAGGTGAACGGGGCTGACGTGCGGGATCTGAGCCCTGGAGAAGTGGAGAGTGTCTTGCAGGAGCACACGCGGACAGGAGATGTGATCCTTCTGGTGGAAAGGAAAG GTCATCATTCCCGGAGACATCCCCAGGAAAACTGCTCTTTCAGACGAGAACACCTCTTGCCTGACTCTTGTCACAATAAAGGAGTTTCCCGAGATACTCCTAACACTTGGGGAGCCCCCCAAGCTGACACTTTGGCTGTGACCAGTTTTGTGGGCCCCGAGCCCCGGGATGTACTTGTGTGTCCTGCTCGTTGCTCCCAGAGGCTGAGGAGGCCCCGGCCagcgggaggggctggggagccCACAGGAGGTGTGGATGGCCCCAAAGAAGACCATGGATGCAACAGCGGCGTCACCACAGCAACAGATGGAAGTGGAGCTGTGAGAGCAG ccaGCTCCCTGTTGCCCCATCCAGAAGAGGGTCCCTCTCATCAGGAAGATGGTGGGCTCTTAGCACGGCTATCCCATGGCGATGTCGGGGGCATCTTCCGGCAGGCGGGGAGCCGGGTGCGAATGAGGGTCCGGAACCGCAAGGACGCGG GAGTTTCCAGCGATTTGAACACAGCTGATATTGATGTAGGTGAATGTCCCCGGAGCCCCACCTACCGCCTCACCCAGCCCCAG GAGACTGGCCAATATTCAGTGGAGCTGCTACGAGGACCCAGCGGCTTTGGCTTCAGTTTGAGAGGCGGAAGTGAATATAACATGGACATCTATGTCTTGGCCCTCATGGAGGGTGGACCAGCCCAGCAGTGTGGCAAGATTCAG GTGAGCGACCAGCTGGTAGAGATCAACGGAGAGCCTACGGCAGGAATGACGCATGCTCAAGCTGTGGAGCACATCCGCAACGGGGGGAGCCGGATACGCCTGTTGCTGAAGAGGGGCAACGGGTTCGTTCCTGATTATG ACCGCGACTACAGTCAGAGCCCTGCCAGGTTGCAGCAGGCGCCAGAGACCGAGGACAAAGGCAGGCACCGGCACCGGAGAGCAAACCCGCCTGGGGGTCCCCAGTATCTGGGTCAGCCCCCCTGTGACGGGGGCAGCCGGGAGGCATCGCCCAGCAACAAGCCGCGGcagcagctccagctccagctccccaAAGCCCGCCAGCCCAGCTGGCCGCACCGCAGCTCCACCAAGGCTCTAGGGGAGGAAGACGAAGATGGAGAAGGGGGCTGGAGGATGCGGGAGCAAGGGAAGGgcgtggagggagggggggacagcTGCAAGCTGCTCTCCCCCAGGCCGAGCAGGAAGCTGCGCTCAGACCTGGTCCCTGGTCCCTGGCTCGTGCCCAGCAAGGAGCGCCTGTCCCGGGCTCTGTGGGGCGTCTGCATGGgccagggggaggaggaagagcaaaagGGTGACTCGGGGAGAGGGAAAAGCATGGAGGTGAAGAGGCGCAGCTAA
- the LOC117060925 gene encoding membrane-associated guanylate kinase, WW and PDZ domain-containing protein 1-like isoform X2, translated as MGGAGPHVHDWGSERIEPCGISCSTRQSPQVTCEARIPATETTPAAGVNVVVVVDGNCILQYTHRQSPCSCLSDGEPLLSRRPPPTYGAVPPSPTVPRGPACGQEAGPPPSRRTRGLSVRCCTKACLGDEEEHAERHLHRGAPCSRLTPVPLPCSPSGPWFGVGSLSGGRPGARVVKIWDRQRCPLLEEGDVIAKVNGADVRDLSPGEVESVLQEHTRTGDVILLVERKGHHSRRHPQENCSFRREHLLPDSCHNKGVSRDTPNTWGAPQADTLAVTSFVGPEPRDVLVCPARCSQRLRRPRPAGGAGEPTGGVDGPKEDHGCNSGVTTATDGSGAVRAASSLLPHPEEGPSHQEDGGLLARLSHGDVGGIFRQAGSRVRMRVRNRKDAGVSSDLNTADIDVGECPRSPTYRLTQPQETGQYSVELLRGPSGFGFSLRGGSEYNMDIYVLALMEGGPAQQCGKIQVSDQLVEINGEPTAGMTHAQAVEHIRNGGSRIRLLLKRGNGFVPDYVSICLRPTGQPLASLALCVTNSPRGEPCFCLVGRVEHKWWVSSPQSDQQNHSAQSLSLP; from the exons ATGGGGGGTGCTGGCCCCCATGTCCATGACTGGGGTTCAGAGAGAATCGAGCCCTGTGGCATCAG CTGCAGCACAAGACAAAGCCCCCAGGTGACTTGTGAGGCTCGTATTCCTGCAACAGAGACCACCCCAGCTGCAGGAG TGAATGTCGTAGTAGTGGTGGACGGCAACTGTATCCTGCAGTATACCCATCGCCAGTCACCCTGCTCCTGCCTTTCTGATGGGGAGCCTCTCCTGTCCCGACGCCCTCCGCCAACGTACGGCGCTGTGCCCCCCAGCCCCACTGTCCCCCGGGGCCCAGCTTGCGGCCAAGAAGCTGGACCGCCCCCATCCCGCAGGACCCGTGGACTCAGCGTCCGCTGCTGCACCAAGGCCTGCCTGGGCGACGAAGAGGAACATGCCGAGCGGCACCTCCATCGGGGGGCACCCTGCAGCCGCCTCACCCCAGTGCCCTTGCCCTGCAGCCCCTCTGGGCCGTGGTTTGGAGTGGGGTCTCTCAGTGGGGGCAGGCCGGGGGCTCGGGTTGTGAAGATCTGGGACCGACAGCGATGCCCCTTGCTGGAGGAAGGGGATGTCATTGCAAAGGTGAACGGGGCTGACGTGCGGGATCTGAGCCCTGGAGAAGTGGAGAGTGTCTTGCAGGAGCACACGCGGACAGGAGATGTGATCCTTCTGGTGGAAAGGAAAG GTCATCATTCCCGGAGACATCCCCAGGAAAACTGCTCTTTCAGACGAGAACACCTCTTGCCTGACTCTTGTCACAATAAAGGAGTTTCCCGAGATACTCCTAACACTTGGGGAGCCCCCCAAGCTGACACTTTGGCTGTGACCAGTTTTGTGGGCCCCGAGCCCCGGGATGTACTTGTGTGTCCTGCTCGTTGCTCCCAGAGGCTGAGGAGGCCCCGGCCagcgggaggggctggggagccCACAGGAGGTGTGGATGGCCCCAAAGAAGACCATGGATGCAACAGCGGCGTCACCACAGCAACAGATGGAAGTGGAGCTGTGAGAGCAG ccaGCTCCCTGTTGCCCCATCCAGAAGAGGGTCCCTCTCATCAGGAAGATGGTGGGCTCTTAGCACGGCTATCCCATGGCGATGTCGGGGGCATCTTCCGGCAGGCGGGGAGCCGGGTGCGAATGAGGGTCCGGAACCGCAAGGACGCGG GAGTTTCCAGCGATTTGAACACAGCTGATATTGATGTAGGTGAATGTCCCCGGAGCCCCACCTACCGCCTCACCCAGCCCCAG GAGACTGGCCAATATTCAGTGGAGCTGCTACGAGGACCCAGCGGCTTTGGCTTCAGTTTGAGAGGCGGAAGTGAATATAACATGGACATCTATGTCTTGGCCCTCATGGAGGGTGGACCAGCCCAGCAGTGTGGCAAGATTCAG GTGAGCGACCAGCTGGTAGAGATCAACGGAGAGCCTACGGCAGGAATGACGCATGCTCAAGCTGTGGAGCACATCCGCAACGGGGGGAGCCGGATACGCCTGTTGCTGAAGAGGGGCAACGGGTTCGTTCCTGATTATG tCTCCATCTGTCTCCGCCCCACAGGGCAGCCGCTGGCCAGTCTGGCTCTCTGCGTGACCAACTCCCCCCGGGGGGAGCCCTGCTTCTGCCTCGTGGGACGGGTCGAACATAAATGGTGGGTGTCCAGCCCCCAGTCGGACCAGCAGAACCACTCAGCCCAGTCCCTTTCTCTCCCATAG